A region of Rhizorhabdus wittichii RW1 DNA encodes the following proteins:
- a CDS encoding amino acid permease-associated region (PFAM: amino acid permease-associated region): MSDGPKVGGGTTAAARPLGLVMATALVVGNMIGSGVYMLPASLAPYGWNVIPAWGITIAGSLAIAAVFAGLCRAHPKTGGPYVYVREAFGRDLAFYVAWAYWISLFVGNGAIAVAAISYLSAFMPVFATDARLSTAATITLVWTMTAINISGTRNAGWVQLIATVLKVIPLAAVVMIAAMAAPHGDLAFPDPHKPEIGLAAITTAGTLTLWAFLGLESATVPAGKVHQPEKTIPRATLGGTALTGLIYLLACSAVVLLLAPEVAAHSAAPFAEVIGRYWGPDAAHVVAAFAMISAIGALNGWVLLQGEMPAAMAAGGVFPAVLGKLSARGVPVRAHLLSSSLVTILLLLNASRTTVSLFTFVAVLATTASLVMYVAVAAAAIKLRAVRPWIAVAAAIYALWALYGAGPVANLWGAVLILAGVPVWWIMRGQKLAS; encoded by the coding sequence TTGAGCGACGGTCCGAAAGTGGGCGGCGGCACGACCGCCGCCGCCCGACCGCTCGGGCTGGTCATGGCGACGGCGCTGGTCGTCGGCAACATGATCGGCTCGGGCGTCTACATGCTGCCGGCCAGCCTCGCGCCCTATGGCTGGAACGTCATCCCCGCCTGGGGGATCACGATCGCCGGCAGCCTCGCCATCGCCGCCGTCTTCGCCGGGTTGTGCCGCGCGCATCCGAAGACCGGCGGCCCCTATGTCTATGTGCGGGAGGCGTTCGGCCGCGACCTCGCCTTCTACGTCGCCTGGGCCTATTGGATATCCTTGTTCGTCGGCAACGGCGCGATCGCGGTGGCCGCGATCAGCTATCTCTCGGCCTTCATGCCCGTCTTCGCGACCGACGCCCGGCTGTCGACCGCCGCGACCATCACGCTGGTCTGGACGATGACCGCGATCAACATCAGCGGTACCCGCAACGCCGGCTGGGTCCAGCTCATCGCCACGGTGCTGAAGGTCATCCCGCTCGCCGCCGTGGTGATGATCGCGGCGATGGCCGCGCCGCACGGCGACCTCGCCTTCCCCGATCCGCACAAGCCCGAGATCGGCCTGGCCGCGATCACCACGGCGGGCACCCTCACCCTCTGGGCCTTTCTCGGCCTCGAATCGGCGACGGTGCCGGCCGGCAAGGTCCATCAGCCGGAAAAGACCATCCCGCGCGCCACGCTCGGCGGCACGGCGCTGACCGGGCTGATCTACCTGCTTGCCTGCAGCGCCGTCGTGCTGCTGCTCGCGCCCGAGGTCGCCGCCCATTCGGCCGCGCCCTTCGCCGAGGTGATCGGCCGCTACTGGGGGCCCGACGCCGCCCATGTCGTCGCCGCCTTCGCGATGATCAGCGCGATCGGCGCGCTCAACGGCTGGGTGCTGCTCCAGGGCGAGATGCCCGCCGCGATGGCGGCCGGCGGCGTCTTCCCGGCCGTGCTGGGCAAGCTCAGCGCCAGGGGCGTCCCGGTGCGCGCCCACCTGCTGTCGAGCAGCCTGGTCACCATCCTGCTGCTGCTCAACGCGAGCCGCACCACCGTCAGCCTGTTCACCTTCGTCGCGGTGCTGGCGACGACCGCCTCGCTGGTGATGTACGTCGCGGTCGCCGCGGCGGCGATCAAGCTCCGCGCCGTCCGCCCCTGGATCGCGGTCGCGGCGGCGATCTATGCGCTCTGGGCGCTGTACGGGGCCGGGCCCGTGGCCAATCTGTGGGGCGCGGTGCTGATCCTCGCCGGCGTGCCGGTGTGGTGGATCATGCGGGGGCAGAAGCTCGCCTCATGA
- a CDS encoding Tetratricopeptide TPR_2 repeat protein (PFAM: TPR repeat-containing protein; Tetratricopeptide TPR_2 repeat protein~SMART: Tetratricopeptide domain protein) — protein MGSGGHAPTDILHTASSHAYDLLPGQLATEAETARALAAAAKDPRLARAGHALVTGRISEAETLLRQALRDDPFDIAAIRMLAEVAGRIGRYRDAEALLRRALELAPEFEGARHNLALVLVRQTRHADALVEIERLLDRNPADRAARNLKAAALGQIGEHEASIALYEELIAEQDGHPWLWMSYGHGLKTIGRTAEAIVAYRRAVELRPETGEAWWSLANLKTFRFADADVSAMERARAGDGLSIDDRAQIGFALGKAREDRGEDDEAFDRYAEANAMRRRMVPYHAGDNVEHVDRSAAFFDAAFFAERAGWGCPDPAPIFVLGMPRSGSTLVEQILSSHPEVEGTGELHDIGQIARRLSGHSRRDQRSPYPEALADLSAADVRALGEDYLARTRVHRHSDRPRFIDKMPNNWAHVGLIRLILPNATIIDTRRHPIGCCWSVFKQNFARGQAYSYDLADLGGYYADYVRAMAAFDAAQPGAVHRVFYEAMVDDPEAGIRALLAAAGLAFDPACLAFHATERAVRTPSSEQVRRPIFRDAVDHWQRFEHRLSPLVEALGSALSDYPSMKSTEDA, from the coding sequence GTGGGCTCAGGCGGACACGCACCGACGGATATCCTCCACACGGCGTCGAGCCATGCCTATGATCTGCTGCCCGGACAGCTCGCCACGGAAGCCGAGACGGCGCGCGCGCTGGCCGCGGCGGCCAAGGACCCTCGCCTCGCCCGCGCCGGCCATGCCCTCGTCACCGGCCGGATATCGGAGGCCGAGACACTGCTCCGCCAGGCGCTGCGCGACGATCCGTTCGACATCGCCGCGATCCGCATGCTCGCCGAGGTCGCCGGCCGGATCGGCCGCTATCGCGACGCCGAGGCGCTGCTCCGCCGCGCGCTCGAACTGGCGCCGGAGTTCGAGGGCGCGCGCCACAACCTCGCGCTGGTGCTGGTCCGCCAGACCCGCCACGCCGACGCGCTGGTCGAGATCGAACGGCTGCTCGACCGCAACCCCGCCGATCGCGCCGCGCGCAACCTCAAGGCCGCCGCGCTCGGCCAGATCGGCGAGCATGAGGCGTCGATCGCGCTCTACGAGGAACTGATCGCCGAACAGGACGGCCATCCCTGGTTGTGGATGAGCTACGGCCACGGCCTCAAGACGATCGGCCGGACGGCCGAGGCGATCGTCGCTTACCGTCGCGCGGTGGAACTGAGGCCCGAGACCGGCGAAGCCTGGTGGAGCCTCGCCAACCTCAAGACCTTCCGCTTCGCCGACGCCGATGTCTCGGCGATGGAACGGGCGCGGGCCGGCGACGGGCTGTCGATCGACGACCGCGCCCAGATCGGCTTCGCGCTCGGCAAGGCGCGCGAGGATCGCGGCGAGGACGACGAGGCGTTCGACCGCTATGCCGAGGCCAATGCGATGCGTCGCCGCATGGTCCCCTATCATGCCGGCGACAATGTCGAACATGTCGACCGCTCGGCCGCCTTCTTCGACGCGGCCTTCTTCGCGGAGCGCGCGGGATGGGGCTGTCCCGACCCCGCCCCGATCTTCGTGCTCGGCATGCCGCGTTCGGGATCGACGCTGGTCGAGCAGATATTGTCGAGCCATCCCGAGGTCGAAGGCACGGGCGAGCTGCACGACATCGGCCAGATCGCCCGGCGGCTGAGCGGCCATAGCCGCCGCGACCAGCGCTCGCCCTATCCCGAAGCCCTGGCCGACCTGTCGGCCGCCGATGTCCGCGCGCTGGGCGAGGACTATCTCGCGCGCACCCGCGTCCACCGCCACAGCGATCGGCCGCGCTTCATCGACAAGATGCCCAACAACTGGGCGCATGTCGGGCTGATCCGGCTGATCCTGCCCAACGCCACGATCATCGACACGCGGCGGCATCCGATCGGCTGCTGCTGGTCGGTGTTCAAGCAGAATTTCGCCCGCGGCCAGGCCTATAGCTACGACCTCGCCGATCTCGGCGGCTATTATGCCGACTATGTCCGCGCGATGGCGGCGTTCGACGCCGCGCAGCCCGGCGCCGTCCACCGCGTCTTCTACGAGGCGATGGTCGACGATCCCGAAGCGGGGATTCGCGCCCTGCTCGCCGCCGCCGGCCTCGCCTTCGATCCCGCCTGCCTGGCCTTCCACGCGACCGAGCGAGCGGTGCGGACGCCGAGCTCCGAACAGGTGCGCCGCCCGATCTTCCGCGATGCCGTCGACCATTGGCAGCGCTTCGAGCACCGGCTCTCGCCGCTGGTCGAAGCGCTCGGCAGCGCGCTTTCCGATTATCCGAGCATGAAGAGCACAGAGGACGCCTGA
- a CDS encoding TonB-dependent receptor (PFAM: TonB-dependent receptor; TonB-dependent receptor, plug) → MTFFGASRAAIALGLLFSTSAMAGTIVGTVSDASGTRALESAEVRIVELGRTVEASRDGRYRFPDVPAGTYTVEARYIGADTVRTTVKVAESGDSYADIAMGGRESNSIIVIGQAANQASTLSRQRAADGVESVLTRDAIGQFPDQNVAESLRRLPGINILNDQGEGRFVSIRGLDPELNASTVNGVRLPAPESDVRSVALDVISSDIIESIEVRKSLTPDMDADTIGGSIDIKTTSAFDRKKDLFKVSAEGSYNDLTDKLSPKGSFDFSTKLTDAVGVSGGLSYYRRRFATDNMEMDGWDIDDNGNAYADTVEYRDYDVTRKRLSASLSFDFKVGESTKLYARGLYSQFDDQEYRRRLTFEMDEAPTSSTANTASFASDDGEISVQRDLKDRFESQKIRSLVLGGETETGPWKATYSASWAKSSERENGSIDPVNFERKFEDPGEFGVTFDYSRPKLTSYAVTTGQARFLDPSEYEFDKVERTTLSDARDEEFAIKADVSREYVMDGGVFTVQAGAKQRWRKKTYNAQFDIYKGFNGDLTLADFLGKQDYGLASIDPVLAKKSFRPFFRTNMADFELDPFDTDQASNESDFRVDEDISAGYLLGRWDSDKVRIIGGVRVEHTRNKIRGNQVELVEEGDEHDGVEVDEDTVFVTPQSFKRSYTDWLPSFTVRYEPVRNLVLRAAGYKSLVRPKLSNLAPRAVIEDNEGEFGNPALKPYKAWNADLAVEYYFGRNAAISAGLFYKDIKNYVVEVTNQDVAYNGVILDEATTYANGPKAKVKGFEFSYSQVYDFLPAPFDGLLTQVNYTYTDAKGRVFTDGDITDPRRIPLPASSKHTLNLVLGYEKGPLSLRAAGTFRDKYLDELGGDPTEDRYVSSHFQLDLSGKYRITDNIRVFAEWVNVTDRPYFAYQNLDGRRRLLQYEEYSWTAKFGVTANF, encoded by the coding sequence ATGACATTCTTCGGTGCGAGCCGTGCCGCCATCGCGCTCGGGCTCCTTTTCTCCACGTCGGCGATGGCCGGCACGATCGTCGGTACCGTGTCCGACGCGTCGGGCACTCGCGCGCTGGAAAGCGCCGAGGTCCGTATCGTCGAGCTCGGCCGCACGGTCGAGGCGTCGCGCGACGGCCGCTATCGCTTCCCCGACGTGCCCGCCGGCACCTACACGGTCGAGGCGCGCTACATCGGTGCCGACACGGTGCGGACCACCGTCAAGGTGGCGGAGAGCGGCGACAGCTATGCCGACATCGCGATGGGCGGCCGCGAGAGCAATTCGATCATCGTCATCGGCCAGGCCGCGAACCAGGCGAGCACCCTGTCGCGCCAGCGCGCCGCCGACGGTGTCGAGAGCGTGCTGACCCGCGACGCGATCGGCCAGTTCCCCGACCAGAACGTCGCCGAATCGCTCCGCCGCCTGCCGGGCATCAACATCCTCAACGACCAGGGCGAGGGCCGCTTCGTCTCGATCCGCGGTCTCGACCCCGAACTCAACGCCTCGACCGTCAACGGCGTTCGCCTGCCGGCGCCCGAATCCGACGTCCGTTCGGTCGCGCTCGACGTGATTTCGAGCGACATCATCGAATCGATCGAGGTTCGCAAGTCGCTGACCCCCGACATGGACGCCGATACGATCGGCGGCTCGATCGACATCAAGACGACCAGCGCGTTCGATCGCAAGAAGGACCTGTTCAAGGTCTCAGCCGAGGGCAGCTACAACGACCTGACCGACAAGCTGTCGCCCAAGGGCAGCTTCGACTTCTCGACCAAGCTCACCGATGCGGTCGGCGTGTCGGGCGGCCTGTCCTACTATCGGCGCCGCTTCGCGACTGACAATATGGAGATGGACGGCTGGGACATCGACGACAATGGCAATGCCTATGCCGACACCGTCGAGTATCGCGACTATGACGTGACCCGCAAGCGGCTCAGCGCGTCGCTGTCGTTCGATTTCAAGGTGGGCGAGAGCACCAAGCTCTATGCGCGTGGCCTCTACAGCCAGTTCGACGACCAGGAATATCGCCGCCGGCTGACCTTCGAGATGGACGAGGCGCCGACCAGCAGCACCGCCAACACCGCCAGCTTCGCGTCCGACGACGGCGAGATCAGCGTCCAGCGCGACCTGAAGGACCGCTTCGAATCGCAGAAGATCCGCTCGCTCGTGCTCGGTGGCGAGACCGAGACCGGACCCTGGAAGGCGACCTATTCGGCGAGCTGGGCCAAGTCGTCCGAACGCGAGAACGGCTCGATCGACCCGGTCAATTTCGAGCGCAAGTTCGAGGACCCGGGCGAGTTCGGCGTGACCTTCGACTATAGCCGTCCGAAGCTCACCAGCTATGCCGTCACCACCGGCCAGGCGCGGTTCCTCGACCCGAGCGAATATGAATTCGACAAGGTCGAGCGCACCACGCTGAGCGATGCCCGGGACGAGGAATTCGCGATCAAGGCCGACGTCTCGCGCGAATATGTGATGGATGGCGGCGTCTTCACCGTCCAGGCGGGCGCCAAGCAGCGCTGGCGCAAGAAGACCTACAACGCCCAGTTCGACATCTATAAGGGCTTCAACGGCGACCTGACCCTGGCCGATTTCCTCGGCAAGCAGGATTACGGCCTGGCGTCGATCGACCCGGTGCTGGCCAAGAAATCCTTCCGGCCCTTCTTCCGCACCAACATGGCCGATTTCGAGCTCGACCCGTTCGACACCGACCAGGCGTCGAACGAATCCGACTTCCGCGTCGACGAGGATATCAGCGCCGGCTACCTGCTCGGCCGCTGGGACAGCGACAAGGTCCGCATCATCGGCGGCGTCCGTGTCGAGCATACCCGCAACAAGATCCGCGGCAACCAGGTCGAGCTGGTCGAGGAAGGCGACGAGCATGACGGCGTGGAGGTCGATGAGGACACCGTCTTCGTGACCCCGCAGAGCTTCAAGCGCAGCTACACCGACTGGCTGCCGAGCTTCACCGTCCGCTACGAGCCGGTCCGCAACCTCGTGCTGCGCGCCGCCGGCTACAAGAGCCTGGTGCGTCCGAAGCTGTCGAACCTCGCGCCGCGCGCGGTGATCGAGGACAATGAGGGCGAGTTCGGCAACCCCGCGCTGAAGCCCTACAAGGCATGGAACGCCGACCTGGCCGTCGAATATTATTTCGGCCGGAACGCCGCGATCTCGGCCGGCTTGTTCTACAAGGACATCAAGAATTACGTCGTCGAGGTCACCAACCAGGACGTCGCCTATAACGGCGTCATCCTCGACGAGGCGACGACCTATGCCAACGGTCCCAAGGCCAAGGTGAAGGGCTTCGAGTTCAGCTACAGCCAGGTCTATGATTTCCTGCCGGCGCCGTTCGACGGGCTGCTGACCCAGGTCAACTACACCTACACCGACGCCAAGGGCCGGGTGTTCACCGACGGCGATATCACCGATCCGCGCCGCATCCCGCTGCCGGCCTCGTCGAAGCACACGCTCAACCTCGTGCTCGGCTATGAGAAGGGGCCGCTCAGCCTGCGCGCCGCCGGCACCTTCCGCGACAAATATCTGGACGAGCTGGGCGGCGATCCGACCGAGGATCGCTACGTCTCCAGCCACTTCCAGCTCGACCTGAGCGGCAAGTACCGGATCACCGACAATATCCGCGTCTTCGCGGAGTGGGTGAACGTGACCGACCGTCCCTATTTCGCCTATCAGAACCTCGATGGCCGCCGCCGGCTGCTCCAATATGAGGAATATAGCTGGACCGCGAAGTTCGGCGTGACGGCGAACTTCTGA
- a CDS encoding TonB-dependent receptor (PFAM: TonB-dependent receptor; TonB-dependent receptor, plug) encodes MRTRMTKLSGAVALIMAGTAMTPALAQGATDSDANYRDEIIVTAQKREENMQKVPIPMQALGTAKLEQYNVSNFNDYTKLLPSLSFQSGQPGNAKVYFRGVTSGGDGNHSGSLPSVGIYLDEQPITTIDGALDIHIYDIARIEALSGPQGTLYGASSQAGTIRIITNKPDPSGFAAGFDADINKVSHGAVGGKLEGFVNQPLSDAAALRVVGWYQRDAGFIDNVPGTRTFGTGVTINNAADVKKNYNRSTVIGGRAALGIEIDDNWTVTPTIFYQDQVNNGFFGYDPSVGDLKVQHFGRERFHDRYWQAALTVQGKIADFDITYAGAYLDRHIDAVSDYTDYAVTYDNLYAGGFSGYFTDNAGNYIDPSQHIAGRDHFTKNSQELRISSPSDKRFRVLAGLFYQRQTHDILQDYQIFGLADATSVNGRPGTIWLTKQFRVDKDYAAFGEASFDIVPDKLTLTGGLRAFKYNNSLVGFFGFGDGYSSRTGVAACFTDANGNYVGTLLPGAPCNNLGVVSGNNVLPKRVKGNGTTHRLNLTWKPTDDLMVYATWSRGFRPGGINRRGTIPPYSPDYLTNYELGWKTTWLDGKLRINGALFWEEWKKFQFSFLGANSFTEIHNGPNARSKGIELDFTFRPIEGLTLIGSGAYTDAKTRQNLCGIDDPTYSCAGAGNFISAPKGTRLPITSKWRYGGTARYDFDMGGKYQPYVQGTMTYASSASSDIRTLIFDPNGNPVNPAALTGKLRSYAIFDFSAGAKFGRWTWEAYVENAFDKRAQKTRLVTCGQCFDRPYVFPNTPQTIGMRIGWKY; translated from the coding sequence ATGCGAACTCGAATGACGAAGCTGAGCGGCGCGGTCGCGCTGATCATGGCGGGAACGGCGATGACGCCGGCGCTGGCCCAGGGAGCCACGGACTCGGACGCCAATTATCGCGACGAGATCATCGTCACCGCGCAGAAGCGCGAAGAGAATATGCAGAAGGTGCCGATCCCCATGCAGGCGCTGGGCACCGCCAAGCTCGAACAATATAATGTCAGCAATTTCAACGACTACACGAAGCTTCTTCCCAGCCTTTCCTTCCAGTCCGGCCAGCCCGGCAACGCCAAGGTCTATTTCCGCGGCGTGACCAGCGGCGGCGACGGCAACCATTCGGGCTCGCTGCCCTCGGTCGGCATCTATCTCGACGAGCAGCCGATCACGACGATCGACGGCGCGCTCGACATCCACATCTACGACATCGCCCGCATCGAGGCGCTGTCGGGGCCGCAGGGCACGCTCTACGGCGCCTCGTCGCAGGCCGGCACGATCCGCATCATCACCAACAAGCCCGACCCGAGCGGCTTCGCCGCCGGCTTCGACGCCGACATCAACAAGGTCAGCCATGGCGCGGTGGGCGGCAAGCTCGAGGGTTTCGTCAACCAGCCGCTGTCCGACGCCGCAGCGCTGCGCGTCGTCGGCTGGTACCAGCGCGACGCCGGCTTCATCGACAATGTCCCGGGCACGCGGACCTTCGGCACCGGCGTCACGATCAACAACGCCGCCGACGTCAAGAAGAACTACAACCGGTCGACCGTGATCGGCGGCCGCGCCGCGCTCGGCATCGAAATCGACGACAACTGGACCGTCACGCCGACGATCTTCTACCAGGACCAGGTCAACAACGGCTTCTTCGGCTATGATCCGAGCGTCGGCGACCTGAAGGTCCAGCATTTCGGCCGGGAGCGCTTCCATGACCGCTACTGGCAGGCCGCGCTGACCGTCCAGGGCAAGATCGCCGACTTCGACATCACCTATGCCGGCGCCTATCTCGACCGCCATATCGACGCGGTCAGCGACTATACCGACTATGCCGTCACCTACGACAATCTCTACGCGGGCGGATTCTCGGGCTATTTCACCGACAATGCGGGCAATTACATCGATCCCAGCCAGCACATCGCCGGACGCGACCATTTCACCAAGAACAGCCAGGAGCTCCGCATCTCCTCGCCGTCCGACAAGCGCTTCCGCGTGCTCGCCGGCCTATTCTACCAGCGCCAGACCCACGACATCCTGCAGGACTACCAGATCTTCGGGCTCGCCGACGCGACCTCGGTGAACGGGCGGCCCGGCACGATCTGGCTGACCAAGCAGTTCCGCGTCGACAAGGACTATGCCGCCTTCGGCGAGGCGTCGTTCGACATCGTCCCCGACAAGCTGACCCTCACCGGCGGCCTGCGCGCGTTCAAGTACAACAACTCGCTGGTCGGCTTCTTCGGCTTCGGCGACGGCTATTCGAGCCGGACCGGCGTCGCGGCCTGCTTCACGGACGCGAACGGGAATTATGTCGGCACGCTGCTGCCGGGGGCGCCGTGCAACAATCTCGGCGTGGTGTCCGGCAATAACGTGCTTCCCAAGCGGGTGAAGGGCAACGGCACCACCCACCGCCTCAACCTGACCTGGAAGCCGACCGACGACCTGATGGTCTACGCCACCTGGTCGCGCGGCTTCCGTCCGGGCGGCATCAACCGCCGCGGCACCATCCCGCCCTACAGCCCCGACTATCTGACCAACTATGAACTGGGCTGGAAGACGACCTGGCTCGACGGCAAGCTGCGGATCAACGGCGCGCTGTTCTGGGAGGAATGGAAGAAGTTCCAATTCTCCTTCCTCGGCGCGAACAGCTTCACCGAGATCCACAACGGACCCAATGCGCGCAGCAAGGGCATCGAGCTGGACTTCACCTTCCGCCCGATCGAGGGGCTGACGCTGATCGGCAGCGGTGCCTATACCGACGCCAAGACGCGGCAGAACCTGTGCGGGATCGACGATCCGACCTATAGCTGCGCGGGCGCCGGCAACTTCATCTCCGCGCCGAAGGGCACGCGCCTGCCGATCACGTCGAAATGGCGCTACGGCGGCACCGCGCGCTATGACTTCGACATGGGCGGCAAGTATCAGCCCTATGTCCAGGGCACGATGACCTATGCCAGCTCGGCCTCGTCGGACATCCGGACGCTGATCTTCGATCCGAACGGCAACCCGGTCAATCCGGCGGCGCTGACCGGCAAGCTGCGCTCCTACGCGATCTTCGACTTCTCGGCCGGCGCCAAATTCGGCCGCTGGACCTGGGAGGCCTATGTCGAGAACGCGTTCGACAAGCGGGCGCAGAAGACCCGCCTCGTCACCTGCGGCCAGTGCTTCGACCGGCCCTATGTCTTCCCCAACACGCCGCAGACGATCGGCATGCGGATCGGCTGGAAATATTGA
- a CDS encoding amidohydrolase (PFAM: amidohydrolase; Amidohydrolase 3): protein MRGAWMAGAAMLLIGGGQAQAQERTVAIKAGRLIDTARGIVLTDQVIIVTGDRITSVGPASGTAIPAGAALIDLSGKTVLPGLIDTHTHITGDPTVSPYESYHLSVPRQAVTGVANARRTLLAGFTTIRDVGSSGYADVALKDGINAGEIAGPHIFASGPALGITGGHCDDNHLAPEYHHEGEGVANGTDAVRAAVRRNIKYGADHIKYCGTGGVFSRGDKPGAQQYTQEEANAIVAEAHLHDRPVAVHAHGADGIKVAIRAGVDSVEHASLIDDEGLRMAKAAGTVLSMDIYNTDYTQAEGKKNGVPEESLQKDRDVGDIQRENFRKAVKMGIKLSFGTDAGVYPNGDNAKQFAIMVRYGMTPMQAIQAATVTGAGLIRRPKDLGQVAPGFYADIVAVDGDPLADVRSLEKPAFVMKQGAVYRADAQQCAAAPSSWGCADPAR, encoded by the coding sequence ATGCGTGGTGCATGGATGGCAGGGGCGGCGATGCTGCTGATCGGCGGCGGGCAGGCGCAGGCGCAGGAGCGGACCGTCGCGATCAAGGCGGGCCGCCTGATCGACACGGCGCGCGGGATCGTGCTGACCGATCAGGTCATCATCGTCACCGGCGACCGGATCACCAGCGTCGGGCCGGCGTCGGGCACGGCGATCCCGGCGGGCGCGGCGCTGATCGACCTGTCCGGCAAGACGGTGCTGCCGGGGCTGATCGACACCCACACCCACATCACCGGCGATCCGACCGTCAGCCCCTATGAATCCTACCATCTGTCGGTGCCGCGCCAGGCGGTGACGGGAGTCGCCAATGCGCGCCGCACCCTGCTCGCCGGCTTCACGACGATCCGCGACGTCGGCTCGTCGGGCTATGCCGACGTGGCGCTGAAGGACGGGATCAACGCCGGCGAGATCGCAGGGCCGCACATCTTCGCCTCGGGCCCGGCGCTGGGCATCACCGGCGGCCATTGCGACGACAATCATCTCGCCCCCGAATATCATCATGAGGGCGAGGGCGTGGCGAACGGCACCGACGCCGTCCGCGCCGCCGTCCGCCGCAACATCAAATATGGTGCCGACCACATCAAATATTGCGGCACCGGCGGCGTCTTCTCGCGCGGGGACAAGCCCGGCGCGCAGCAATATACCCAGGAGGAGGCGAACGCGATCGTCGCCGAGGCGCACCTCCATGATCGCCCCGTCGCGGTGCATGCCCATGGCGCGGACGGCATCAAGGTGGCGATTCGCGCCGGCGTCGACTCGGTCGAGCATGCCAGCCTGATTGACGATGAGGGGCTGCGCATGGCCAAGGCGGCCGGCACCGTCCTGTCGATGGACATCTACAACACCGACTATACCCAGGCGGAGGGCAAGAAGAACGGCGTGCCCGAGGAATCGCTGCAGAAGGATCGCGACGTCGGCGACATCCAGCGCGAGAATTTCCGCAAGGCGGTGAAGATGGGCATCAAGCTCAGCTTCGGCACCGACGCCGGCGTCTATCCCAATGGCGACAATGCGAAGCAGTTCGCGATCATGGTCCGCTACGGCATGACGCCGATGCAGGCGATCCAGGCGGCGACCGTCACCGGCGCCGGCCTGATCCGCCGGCCGAAGGATCTCGGGCAGGTGGCGCCGGGCTTCTACGCCGACATCGTCGCGGTCGACGGCGATCCGCTCGCCGATGTCCGGTCGCTCGAGAAACCGGCCTTCGTCATGAAGCAGGGGGCGGTCTACCGTGCCGATGCGCAGCAATGCGCCGCGGCGCCGTCGAGCTGGGGATGCGCCGACCCGGCCCGCTGA